A stretch of the Mesorhizobium huakuii genome encodes the following:
- a CDS encoding alpha/beta fold hydrolase — translation MTSVALEAAPDAWAEQDAWAGRKQSINSGGLEIAYVEISGAEPALVLVHGFTDTSRSFSLLAPHLAGRRLIMPDLRGHGASQAGRGFGIADFADDIAGLTQHLRLDRPVVVGHSLGSMVAIALAARHNELIGGLVVLAGTLKPDFAHDHPLVAGVQALRDPILPADPFYDWWHACRPGVPQPFLAGLAKDASAMPAARWRAILEEICRADLINVAQAVRTQTLIIAGACDPLFGEAHQQALLRCLAGASLVRAETCGHNPHWEDPAFVARAIIEAFEI, via the coding sequence GTGACGTCGGTCGCGCTGGAAGCGGCCCCGGATGCCTGGGCGGAGCAGGACGCCTGGGCCGGCCGCAAACAATCCATCAATTCCGGCGGCCTCGAGATCGCCTATGTCGAGATTTCGGGCGCCGAGCCGGCGCTGGTTCTGGTGCATGGCTTCACCGACACCAGCCGCAGTTTTTCGCTTCTGGCGCCGCATCTGGCCGGCCGCCGGCTGATCATGCCCGACCTGCGCGGCCACGGCGCGTCACAAGCGGGCAGGGGTTTCGGCATTGCCGACTTTGCCGACGATATTGCCGGCCTGACCCAGCATCTGCGGCTCGACCGGCCTGTCGTCGTCGGCCATTCGCTGGGCTCTATGGTCGCCATCGCCCTGGCTGCGCGGCATAACGAGCTTATCGGCGGACTGGTGGTCCTGGCCGGCACGTTGAAACCCGATTTCGCGCACGATCACCCGCTTGTCGCGGGTGTCCAGGCTCTGCGCGACCCGATATTACCGGCCGACCCGTTCTATGACTGGTGGCATGCCTGCCGGCCCGGCGTACCCCAGCCGTTTCTCGCCGGCCTGGCGAAGGACGCCTCGGCAATGCCCGCGGCGCGCTGGCGGGCCATTCTGGAAGAGATTTGCCGGGCTGACCTGATCAATGTCGCGCAAGCCGTGCGGACCCAAACGCTGATCATTGCCGGCGCGTGCGACCCGCTGTTCGGCGAGGCGCATCAGCAGGCGCTGTTGCGTTGCCTGGCGGGGGCAAGCCTCGTGCGTGCCGAAACGTGTGGCCACAACCCGCATTGGGAGGACCCGGCTTTTGTCGCGCGGGCGATCATCGAGGCATTCGAAATCTAA
- a CDS encoding amino acid ABC transporter permease/ATP-binding protein, whose translation MNWLENLRRSFLDWQAMADVLPSMITIGLKNTLILAAASTVLGVLLGMILAVMGISQSRWLRIPARIYTDIFRGLPAIVTILLIGQGFARIGREIFGPSPFPLGILALSLIAGAYIGEIFRSGIQSVERGQMEACRALSMSYGQGMRLIVIPQGIRRVLPALVNQFIGNVKDSSLVYFLGLLASEREIFRVGQDQAVVTGNLSPLLLAGVFYLVITVPLTHVVNYIDNSLRVGKQKAGLITSGLAEVDELENAISNPPAQTSLEGNSALPRFKGGSLAITDLDMAYGNLDVLKGVSLAVKPGTVTCVIGPSGSGKSTLLRCLNRLVEPKGGDVLLDGESILAMKPEKLRRRVGMVFQQFNLFPDHTALENVMLSLTKVKHLPVQEAERIAEARLADVGLAARKNHRPGSLSGGQQQRVAIARALAMDPEVILFDEVTSALDPELVKGVLNLMADLGRRGMTMVVVTHEMGFARKVADQVVFMDEGRVIEVGTPAAIFDAPNSMRLKHFLAEVL comes from the coding sequence ATGAACTGGCTTGAAAACCTGCGGCGCAGTTTCCTCGACTGGCAGGCCATGGCGGACGTGCTGCCGAGCATGATCACCATCGGATTGAAGAACACCTTGATTCTCGCGGCCGCGTCCACGGTACTGGGTGTCCTACTCGGCATGATCCTGGCGGTCATGGGCATTTCGCAATCGCGCTGGCTGCGCATTCCTGCCCGGATTTACACGGATATTTTCCGTGGCCTTCCGGCGATCGTCACGATCCTGCTGATCGGCCAGGGCTTTGCCCGCATCGGCCGTGAAATCTTCGGGCCTTCGCCCTTTCCGCTCGGCATTCTCGCCCTCAGCCTGATCGCCGGCGCCTATATCGGCGAAATCTTCCGCTCGGGCATCCAGAGCGTCGAGCGCGGGCAGATGGAGGCCTGCAGGGCGCTCAGTATGAGCTATGGGCAGGGCATGCGCCTGATCGTGATACCGCAAGGCATCCGCCGCGTCTTGCCGGCGCTGGTCAACCAGTTCATCGGCAACGTCAAGGATTCGAGCCTTGTCTACTTCCTCGGTCTGCTCGCGTCGGAGCGCGAGATTTTCCGTGTCGGCCAGGACCAGGCGGTGGTCACCGGAAACCTCTCGCCATTGCTTCTGGCCGGCGTGTTCTATCTCGTCATCACCGTGCCGTTGACCCATGTGGTCAATTACATCGACAACTCGCTGCGGGTCGGAAAGCAAAAGGCCGGCCTCATCACCAGCGGCCTTGCCGAGGTCGATGAACTGGAAAACGCCATCAGCAATCCACCTGCGCAGACCAGTCTTGAGGGCAATTCCGCGCTTCCCCGCTTCAAGGGCGGCAGTCTCGCCATCACCGATCTCGACATGGCCTATGGCAATCTCGATGTCCTCAAGGGTGTCAGTCTGGCGGTCAAGCCAGGCACGGTCACCTGTGTCATCGGTCCGTCAGGCTCGGGCAAGTCGACCCTGCTGCGCTGCCTCAACCGCCTGGTTGAGCCCAAAGGCGGTGACGTGCTGCTCGATGGCGAGAGCATCCTGGCGATGAAGCCGGAAAAACTGCGCCGGCGGGTCGGCATGGTTTTCCAGCAGTTCAACCTGTTCCCCGACCACACAGCCCTGGAAAACGTCATGCTGTCGCTGACCAAGGTCAAGCACCTTCCGGTGCAAGAGGCCGAGCGTATCGCCGAGGCGCGCCTTGCCGATGTCGGGCTGGCCGCCCGCAAGAACCATCGTCCCGGTAGCCTATCTGGTGGCCAGCAGCAGCGTGTAGCGATCGCCCGTGCGCTGGCGATGGACCCGGAAGTCATCCTGTTCGACGAGGTGACGAGCGCTCTCGATCCCGAACTGGTGAAGGGTGTGCTCAACCTCATGGCGGACCTCGGCCGGCGCGGCATGACAATGGTTGTGGTGACCCATGAAATGGGCTTTGCCCGCAAGGTCGCCGATCAGGTCGTCTTCATGGATGAAGGCCGCGTCATCGAGGTCGGCACGCCTGCCGCGATCTTCGACGCTCCGAACAGCATGCGTCTGAAGCACTTCCTTGCCGAAGTGCTCTAA
- a CDS encoding LacI family DNA-binding transcriptional regulator has translation MKRTAPKTPSITVSDVARAANVSKATAARVLGGYGVVSDMIRADVMAAAKALDYRPNELARSMTTGRSGIIGVVVGDIENPFFSLAVRGISDAARAAGFNVILANSGERIEVEKAAVRLLIGKRVDGLIVTPAESRDISHLRDIHRSGRPLALLDRALPDLDVDTVTVDDRGIAMRATRILVDAGHRNIAYVTAVDAEGHEYRDLGQIYTSSVRERIDGFLTVCRDAGIDRPERYVRLGATSPIETRRVADAMLSGPDRPTAILASDSVIALEIFRVIRERGLRVPEDISLITFHDADWTSVTTPPITVIDQPVYALGKSVAELLIRRLKGDPRPAERLILPTSIFERGSVGPPSNAIAKRA, from the coding sequence ATGAAAAGAACCGCGCCCAAGACCCCGTCGATAACGGTCAGCGATGTCGCCCGCGCGGCAAACGTATCGAAAGCGACAGCCGCGCGCGTGCTCGGCGGATACGGCGTCGTCAGCGATATGATCCGTGCGGACGTCATGGCCGCAGCCAAGGCACTGGACTACCGTCCGAACGAGCTGGCGCGCAGCATGACGACCGGCCGGTCCGGCATCATCGGAGTGGTTGTCGGCGACATCGAGAACCCGTTCTTCAGCCTCGCGGTGCGCGGCATCAGCGACGCGGCAAGGGCAGCCGGGTTCAACGTCATTCTGGCCAACTCCGGCGAAAGGATCGAGGTTGAAAAGGCAGCCGTGCGGCTGTTGATCGGCAAGCGCGTCGACGGGCTGATCGTCACGCCGGCGGAATCGCGTGACATCTCACACCTGCGCGACATCCATCGTTCAGGCCGGCCGCTTGCCCTGCTTGACAGGGCGCTGCCCGATCTGGACGTCGATACCGTCACCGTCGACGATCGCGGCATCGCCATGCGGGCGACCCGCATTCTTGTCGACGCCGGACACCGCAACATCGCCTATGTGACCGCTGTCGACGCCGAAGGGCATGAGTACCGCGATCTCGGGCAAATCTACACCTCGTCGGTCCGCGAGCGCATCGACGGTTTCCTCACCGTCTGCCGGGATGCAGGAATTGATCGGCCAGAACGTTATGTCCGCCTTGGTGCAACAAGCCCCATCGAAACGCGCAGGGTTGCCGACGCGATGCTGTCCGGGCCGGACCGGCCGACGGCGATCCTTGCCTCCGACAGCGTCATAGCACTGGAGATATTCAGGGTGATCCGCGAGCGCGGCTTGCGGGTTCCCGAGGATATTTCGCTGATCACCTTCCATGATGCGGACTGGACGAGCGTGACAACCCCACCCATTACCGTCATCGACCAGCCCGTCTACGCGCTTGGCAAGAGTGTCGCGGAATTACTTATCAGGCGCTTGAAGGGAGATCCGCGCCCGGCGGAAAGGCTCATTTTGCCAACATCGATCTTCGAGCGCGGGTCCGTTGGCCCGCCGTCAAACGCCATAGCCAAGCGCGCGTAG
- a CDS encoding metallophosphoesterase, which yields MMNHRPPKLFSRRSFLVQAAGLAAAGALSRPAFSQTGQRIQPIDATFLFIADVHACRMASGLSPNCQQEGKTDAALLRNVAAMNAIGDKDWPAEINGIATGLRSAGNRIGMPLGLVVGGDITDDGGGQIAQPSEGTQLLQFSQRYSQGVGPDRVHMPVYVGLGNHDLDQNGPPHHVDWYRRELRDYVEVNHRAGVFFKPPVPATDYDVDTDCYSWDWGGLHLVQTHRFAGDTGHGAESSLPWLKQDLATYAADGRPVILFQHYGWDTFSTERWNPAKKTYDDDGSGAPHWWSEADRQALLAALKGYNVVGIFHGHQHDASLIYRRDGIDLFKPKAAYMGGFAVARVTSDGMDVVLGEATDDHGEVIFTNAFSKGWST from the coding sequence ATGATGAATCACCGGCCGCCAAAATTGTTTTCACGACGCAGCTTTCTGGTGCAGGCTGCCGGTCTTGCGGCGGCTGGTGCGCTGTCACGCCCGGCGTTCAGCCAGACCGGGCAGCGCATCCAGCCCATCGACGCCACCTTCCTGTTCATCGCCGATGTGCATGCCTGCCGCATGGCGAGCGGCCTCAGCCCCAACTGCCAGCAGGAGGGCAAGACCGACGCCGCATTGCTGCGCAACGTCGCGGCAATGAACGCCATCGGCGACAAGGACTGGCCGGCCGAGATCAACGGCATCGCCACCGGCTTGCGTTCGGCCGGCAACCGGATCGGCATGCCGCTCGGCCTTGTCGTCGGCGGCGACATCACCGACGATGGCGGCGGCCAGATCGCCCAGCCAAGCGAGGGCACGCAATTGCTGCAATTCAGCCAGCGCTACAGCCAAGGCGTCGGCCCGGATCGCGTCCACATGCCGGTCTATGTCGGGCTCGGCAACCACGATCTCGACCAGAACGGCCCGCCGCACCATGTCGACTGGTACCGGCGCGAGCTGCGCGACTATGTCGAGGTCAACCACCGCGCCGGCGTCTTCTTCAAGCCGCCCGTGCCGGCCACCGACTACGATGTCGACACCGACTGCTATTCATGGGACTGGGGCGGCCTGCATCTCGTCCAGACGCATCGTTTTGCCGGCGACACCGGCCATGGCGCCGAGAGCAGCCTGCCATGGCTGAAGCAGGATCTGGCGACCTACGCGGCGGACGGCCGCCCGGTCATCCTGTTCCAGCACTATGGCTGGGACACATTTTCGACGGAGCGGTGGAATCCCGCCAAGAAAACCTACGACGACGATGGCTCCGGTGCGCCGCACTGGTGGAGCGAGGCCGACAGGCAAGCGCTGCTGGCGGCGCTGAAGGGCTACAATGTCGTCGGCATCTTCCACGGCCATCAGCATGACGCCTCGCTGATCTATCGTCGTGACGGGATCGACCTGTTCAAGCCGAAGGCCGCCTATATGGGAGGGTTCGCCGTGGCCAGGGTGACCAGCGATGGCATGGACGTCGTGTTAGGCGAGGCGACCGATGACCATGGCGAGGTCATCTTCACCAACGCTTTCAGCAAGGGCTGGAGCACGTGA
- a CDS encoding ABC transporter substrate-binding protein — protein sequence MSRTGILKSLMSPVRTGAMVLMAACIGAGLVSGAAAADDNPYGLIDAKVISVGTMGDAKPYAFTQADGTFTGFDIELFRNVASRLGFKPDQVIFTGQEFSALMPSVANERFDVAVAAIGTTEARKKTVDFSDGYLAGYLSVLTSDKAITSAEGLKGKRLGVVQGTLQEIYAAKNFVGTDLVKFPDNNSAVSALNNGTVDAHFLDYEAAKDYGVRYPNLKIAVNIPSFDAPAGFVVRKGNDKFRGALNTALHAAMQDGTWKTLYEKWFPGSPMPDQYLPKK from the coding sequence ATGAGCAGGACAGGAATTCTCAAGTCGTTGATGTCACCGGTCCGGACCGGCGCAATGGTCCTTATGGCCGCGTGCATTGGCGCCGGGTTGGTTTCGGGAGCAGCCGCCGCGGATGACAATCCCTATGGTCTTATCGATGCGAAAGTCATCAGCGTTGGTACGATGGGCGATGCCAAACCCTACGCTTTCACCCAGGCGGATGGCACGTTCACCGGCTTCGACATCGAATTGTTCCGCAACGTCGCGAGCCGCCTTGGATTCAAGCCGGACCAAGTGATCTTCACCGGCCAGGAATTCTCGGCGCTGATGCCTTCGGTTGCGAACGAACGCTTCGACGTCGCGGTCGCGGCAATCGGCACGACGGAAGCGCGCAAGAAGACCGTCGACTTCTCCGACGGGTATCTTGCGGGCTATCTCTCCGTCCTTACCTCCGACAAGGCGATCACGTCGGCGGAGGGACTCAAGGGCAAGCGCCTCGGCGTCGTGCAGGGCACGCTCCAGGAAATCTACGCGGCGAAGAACTTTGTCGGAACCGATCTCGTCAAATTCCCAGACAACAATTCCGCCGTTTCGGCGCTCAACAACGGAACCGTCGACGCGCATTTCCTCGATTACGAGGCCGCCAAGGACTATGGCGTTCGCTATCCGAACCTGAAGATCGCGGTCAATATTCCTTCCTTTGACGCGCCGGCCGGCTTCGTGGTGCGCAAGGGTAACGACAAGTTCCGTGGTGCCTTGAACACCGCCCTTCACGCGGCCATGCAGGACGGAACCTGGAAGACGCTCTACGAGAAGTGGTTCCCCGGTTCGCCAATGCCCGACCAGTATCTCCCCAAGAAGTAA
- a CDS encoding glycosyl transferase family 90, translating to MLTLIAEALASLGVRSLPPFYMLLGDTPSRRRHRYFRTRFAFSQADGYGEVAAPDLAGRMRSSTTTTRRRAMAAASEEPPRDNRLFWAGRCMNGARKRIVEIAPARPDLIEAYDTEANYDVATNRYSTKFRTMEDQVTTYRYMIDVEGAGYSGRFKMLLHTKRVVLLQDRPWREWFFEDIEPFRHYVPVARDMSDLAERIEWLRANPKLESEIAEEARYFAQTRLTPRGGGGGMGKTPWGSHRRRWQFEVRS from the coding sequence GTGCTGACCTTGATAGCCGAGGCGTTGGCATCCCTGGGCGTCCGCAGCCTGCCACCGTTCTATATGCTTCTCGGCGACACGCCGTCGCGCCGAAGGCATCGCTATTTTCGCACGCGTTTCGCCTTCTCTCAGGCCGACGGCTATGGCGAGGTGGCGGCGCCCGATTTGGCTGGCCGGATGCGAAGTTCAACGACTACGACCAGAAGACGGGCGATGGCGGCCGCATCGGAAGAGCCGCCGCGCGACAACAGGTTGTTCTGGGCGGGGCGCTGCATGAACGGTGCCCGCAAAAGGATTGTCGAGATTGCGCCGGCCCGCCCGGACCTGATCGAGGCGTATGACACCGAGGCGAATTACGATGTCGCCACCAACCGGTATTCCACCAAATTCAGGACGATGGAAGACCAGGTCACCACCTACAGGTACATGATCGATGTCGAAGGGGCGGGTTATAGCGGCCGCTTCAAGATGCTGCTCCACACCAAGCGCGTCGTGCTGCTGCAGGATCGGCCGTGGCGCGAATGGTTCTTCGAAGATATCGAACCGTTTCGCCACTACGTCCCTGTGGCGCGCGACATGTCTGATCTCGCCGAACGCATCGAGTGGCTGCGCGCCAATCCGAAGCTGGAAAGCGAAATAGCCGAGGAGGCGCGGTATTTCGCGCAGACCCGCCTGACCCCGCGCGGCGGCGGTGGCGGCATGGGCAAAACTCCTTGGGGATCACATCGCCGTCGGTGGCAATTTGAAGTCCGGTCTTGA
- a CDS encoding NAD(P)/FAD-dependent oxidoreductase, translated as MTTAHSVSKVVVVGGGIFGVSSAVHLARLGIQTVLVNDGTLAKGASGRSLAWLNSARKRSAEYHRLRMIGIDRYRTLSARYPDAAWLRFDGGLTWDADNASNEIVDVFAHEKALGYDAQHLSAHAIASVTPGVAASAVTPQGAIFNPGEGWVDLPSLIEILIAEFVERGGQVVTDAGSAAVTVVDGRAAGVVTTSGISLAADAVLLATGADVPRMVADSGRHIDDGTPIALLVRTKPVSLPLRAVLNTPRVAIRPTPDGALALDSAWSEEQVVVNSDGTYSVKASTIQGLLDEASNVLEGHPKLELQSYGVGPKPIPGDGEPVFGQLKDIQGYYVAFSHSGATLGLIAGELLAGEIASGTEHPLLANFRPSRF; from the coding sequence ATGACTACAGCACATTCCGTCTCAAAGGTCGTTGTTGTCGGGGGCGGCATTTTCGGTGTCTCCTCGGCCGTCCATCTGGCAAGGCTCGGCATCCAAACCGTTCTGGTCAATGATGGAACGCTCGCCAAGGGCGCTTCCGGCCGCTCGCTCGCCTGGCTCAATTCAGCGCGCAAGCGATCGGCCGAGTATCATCGCCTGCGCATGATCGGTATCGACCGCTACCGGACGCTGTCGGCGAGATACCCGGATGCCGCCTGGCTGCGTTTCGATGGTGGCCTGACATGGGATGCGGACAATGCCTCGAACGAGATCGTCGATGTCTTCGCTCATGAAAAAGCCCTTGGCTATGACGCGCAACATCTGTCCGCGCACGCCATAGCCTCAGTCACGCCAGGGGTCGCAGCAAGCGCCGTCACGCCTCAAGGCGCGATCTTCAATCCGGGCGAGGGCTGGGTCGATCTGCCGTCGCTGATCGAGATATTGATCGCGGAATTCGTCGAGCGTGGCGGGCAAGTCGTCACCGATGCCGGAAGCGCTGCGGTCACGGTCGTCGACGGTCGCGCCGCCGGCGTTGTCACGACAAGCGGCATCAGCCTTGCTGCCGATGCTGTACTCTTGGCGACCGGTGCCGATGTGCCGCGAATGGTTGCGGATTCCGGCCGGCATATCGACGACGGGACGCCGATCGCGCTGCTCGTCAGGACCAAGCCGGTGAGCTTACCGCTTCGGGCCGTGCTCAACACGCCGCGCGTCGCCATCCGGCCGACGCCGGACGGAGCCCTCGCGCTCGATTCCGCCTGGTCGGAAGAACAGGTGGTCGTCAATTCGGATGGCACATATAGCGTAAAGGCTTCGACCATTCAGGGGCTTCTCGACGAAGCCTCGAATGTTCTCGAGGGTCATCCAAAGTTGGAATTGCAGAGCTACGGTGTCGGCCCCAAGCCGATTCCCGGAGACGGCGAGCCGGTCTTCGGCCAGTTGAAGGATATCCAGGGATATTACGTTGCCTTCAGCCACAGCGGTGCAACGCTTGGCCTGATCGCCGGCGAACTGCTCGCCGGCGAGATTGCCAGCGGCACTGAGCATCCGCTGCTTGCGAACTTCCGTCCAAGCCGCTTTTGA
- a CDS encoding TetR/AcrR family transcriptional regulator gives MRRKVLDVAEVAFQTRGYHATSFGDLMAAAGVSGGALHHHFPTKKALALAVIEERVAAAVEETWIAPVKTAASAREGVRAVFEAVAAELEQQGFVRGCPLNNLAHELSLADPDFRTALAGIFGAWRQAIADKITADQQAGREQGTEPRHFAALAVATYSGAMSMAKTAQDATVLRDCLAALGEA, from the coding sequence ATGCGCCGAAAAGTCCTCGATGTCGCCGAGGTCGCGTTTCAGACACGCGGCTATCACGCGACCAGCTTCGGCGACCTGATGGCGGCGGCAGGCGTCAGTGGCGGCGCGCTGCATCATCATTTCCCGACCAAGAAGGCGCTGGCGCTGGCGGTAATCGAAGAGCGCGTGGCGGCGGCAGTCGAGGAGACATGGATCGCGCCGGTAAAGACGGCGGCTTCGGCGCGAGAGGGGGTGCGGGCCGTGTTCGAGGCCGTGGCGGCGGAACTGGAGCAGCAGGGTTTCGTGCGCGGCTGCCCGCTCAACAATCTGGCGCATGAATTGTCGCTCGCCGATCCCGATTTCCGAACTGCCCTGGCCGGCATATTTGGAGCATGGCGCCAGGCGATCGCCGACAAGATCACGGCCGACCAACAGGCGGGCAGGGAGCAAGGCACCGAGCCCCGGCATTTTGCGGCACTTGCCGTCGCCACCTATTCCGGCGCCATGTCGATGGCCAAGACAGCGCAGGACGCGACCGTGCTGCGCGACTGTCTCGCGGCTCTCGGCGAAGCCTGA
- a CDS encoding CsbD family protein → MAKQIKGSVKQAAGKATGNRRTQIEGMADKVAGKVQKAYGDVKDKVKKVF, encoded by the coding sequence ATGGCCAAGCAAATTAAAGGCTCGGTAAAACAGGCGGCCGGCAAGGCGACCGGCAACAGGCGGACCCAGATTGAAGGCATGGCCGACAAGGTCGCCGGCAAGGTGCAGAAGGCCTATGGCGACGTGAAGGACAAGGTCAAGAAGGTGTTCTGA
- the betI gene encoding choline-binding transcriptional repressor BetI, with amino-acid sequence MSTWIRNAWIEAVKLKRLSDIRRKELRQAAFAVLEREGISGATLEKVAAHAGASKGIVLHYFRNKQELFEHAMREANAVLRDAVVARLRHARTPMERLDAVIDGNFEEHLFLPPLCHAWLSLCAEVPRDEKLARIQKVLHARMRSNLLSGLHGLASPGDADDIALGVTALIDGLWLRLGLEPGSVSREQAIRQVKDFVAARLAMRQNATAGA; translated from the coding sequence ATGTCAACGTGGATTCGCAATGCCTGGATCGAAGCCGTGAAACTCAAGCGTCTCAGTGACATACGCCGCAAGGAGTTGCGGCAGGCCGCCTTCGCGGTGCTGGAGCGCGAGGGCATTTCGGGTGCGACGCTGGAAAAGGTGGCCGCCCATGCCGGCGCCTCCAAGGGCATCGTGCTGCACTATTTCCGCAACAAGCAGGAATTGTTCGAGCATGCGATGCGCGAGGCCAACGCCGTGCTGCGCGACGCGGTCGTCGCCCGGCTTCGCCATGCGCGCACGCCGATGGAGCGGCTCGACGCGGTGATCGACGGCAATTTCGAGGAGCACCTGTTCCTGCCGCCTCTTTGCCATGCCTGGCTTTCGCTCTGCGCCGAGGTGCCGCGCGACGAAAAGCTGGCGCGCATTCAGAAGGTGCTGCACGCGCGCATGCGCTCGAACCTGTTGTCTGGCCTGCACGGCCTTGCCTCGCCGGGTGACGCCGACGACATCGCGCTTGGCGTCACCGCGCTGATCGACGGGCTTTGGCTGCGCCTCGGCCTGGAGCCGGGCAGCGTGTCGCGCGAACAGGCGATCCGACAGGTCAAGGATTTCGTCGCTGCACGACTGGCCATGCGCCAGAATGCGACTGCCGGCGCGTAA
- a CDS encoding YciI family protein — MASNKAPHETATTKIFHCRLIPPRPDFTFTMTKEERELMGRHADYLRGKLREGVMIMAGPVADPAGPWGLLILRVGSEAEAKAVTDGDPVAKSGRGFRYEILPMISTIM; from the coding sequence ATGGCCAGCAACAAAGCACCGCATGAAACCGCAACGACAAAAATCTTCCATTGCCGGCTGATTCCGCCGCGGCCGGATTTCACCTTCACCATGACGAAGGAGGAGAGGGAGCTGATGGGCCGGCATGCCGACTATCTGCGCGGCAAGCTGCGCGAGGGCGTGATGATCATGGCCGGCCCGGTCGCCGATCCGGCCGGCCCTTGGGGCCTGCTGATCCTGCGTGTCGGCAGCGAGGCCGAGGCAAAGGCGGTGACCGATGGCGATCCAGTGGCAAAGTCAGGCCGCGGCTTTCGCTATGAGATCCTGCCGATGATCAGCACGATCATGTAG
- a CDS encoding NIPSNAP family protein: MGLIEWLSLLTLHDNSKLTKQDNRFVYKQDDHPVFGDQLMNLPLNVAPQAAALASPVVELRQYTLKTGKRDTLIDVFDGKLIEGQEEAGMTIIGQFRDLDRPDMFVWLRGFDSMDTRREALAAFYDGPVWVAHRDAANATMIDSDDVLLLKPAWPGAGFDLSGTQRVAVATGEKPIPNKPLVGIVVIQIHHLRPGAETGFASRFAAEAAPMMKAPGVHLLAAFITEHAENSFPRLPVRARENVFLSVTRFDSTETHARHEVALAAAPAWQAYWQAAQPDLTKPTETLRLSPTSRSLVGR, encoded by the coding sequence TTGGGCCTGATCGAATGGTTATCTCTGCTGACATTGCACGACAATAGCAAGTTGACAAAACAGGACAACCGGTTTGTTTATAAACAGGATGATCACCCTGTTTTTGGAGACCAGTTGATGAACCTGCCCCTGAACGTCGCGCCGCAGGCTGCAGCGCTCGCCTCACCTGTCGTCGAATTGCGGCAGTACACGCTGAAGACCGGCAAGCGCGACACACTCATCGACGTCTTCGACGGTAAGTTGATCGAAGGCCAGGAAGAAGCTGGGATGACCATCATCGGCCAATTCCGCGACCTCGACCGCCCGGACATGTTCGTCTGGCTGCGCGGCTTTGACAGCATGGACACGCGCAGGGAGGCGCTGGCCGCTTTCTATGACGGCCCGGTCTGGGTGGCGCATCGCGATGCCGCCAATGCGACGATGATCGATTCCGACGATGTGCTGCTGCTGAAGCCGGCATGGCCGGGTGCCGGCTTCGACCTCTCGGGCACGCAGCGCGTCGCCGTGGCCACTGGCGAAAAGCCAATTCCAAACAAGCCGCTGGTTGGCATTGTTGTCATCCAGATTCATCATCTCAGGCCCGGAGCGGAGACCGGCTTCGCCAGTCGCTTCGCGGCCGAGGCGGCACCTATGATGAAGGCGCCCGGCGTCCATCTCCTCGCTGCCTTTATCACGGAGCATGCCGAAAACAGTTTTCCGCGCCTGCCAGTAAGGGCCCGCGAAAACGTCTTCCTTTCCGTCACCCGGTTCGACAGCACCGAGACGCATGCCCGCCACGAAGTCGCCCTCGCCGCCGCGCCGGCATGGCAGGCCTATTGGCAGGCCGCTCAGCCTGATCTGACCAAACCAACGGAGACTTTGCGACTGTCACCCACGTCGCGATCCCTGGTCGGGCGTTAG
- a CDS encoding glutathione S-transferase family protein, which produces MAEFTLYIGNKCFSSWSLRPWVAMRHLEIPFEEGFVRLRTPETFANLAKVSPTGQVPVLNHKGRIIWETLAILEYLADLFPEKKLWPADIGARALARAAATEMHSGFREVRYGWPMNLRRPKGHKPLDAEGEVQRARIEALWRECREKYGKGGPFLFGHFTAADAMYAPVVTRFDTYGGELAPDTRAYVDAVLAMPAMRHWYVEAAGETWPEPGPDE; this is translated from the coding sequence ATGGCGGAATTCACACTCTACATCGGCAACAAATGCTTCTCCTCATGGTCGCTACGGCCCTGGGTCGCGATGAGGCATCTGGAGATCCCGTTCGAGGAGGGCTTTGTGCGGCTGCGCACGCCCGAGACCTTTGCCAATCTGGCGAAAGTGTCGCCAACCGGTCAGGTGCCCGTCCTGAATCACAAGGGCAGAATTATCTGGGAAACCCTTGCCATTCTTGAATATCTTGCCGATCTGTTTCCCGAGAAAAAACTCTGGCCGGCCGATATCGGCGCCCGTGCGCTGGCACGCGCGGCGGCGACCGAGATGCACTCCGGTTTTCGTGAGGTCCGCTACGGCTGGCCGATGAATTTGCGCCGGCCGAAGGGGCACAAGCCGCTCGACGCCGAAGGCGAGGTGCAGCGCGCCCGCATCGAGGCGTTATGGCGCGAGTGTCGCGAGAAATACGGCAAGGGCGGCCCGTTCCTGTTCGGTCACTTCACCGCGGCCGATGCCATGTATGCGCCGGTCGTCACCCGCTTCGACACCTATGGCGGCGAGCTCGCGCCCGACACCAGGGCCTATGTCGACGCCGTGCTGGCAATGCCGGCGATGCGGCACTGGTATGTGGAGGCGGCCGGGGAAACATGGCCCGAACCCGGCCCCGACGAATAA